Proteins found in one Lycium ferocissimum isolate CSIRO_LF1 chromosome 6, AGI_CSIRO_Lferr_CH_V1, whole genome shotgun sequence genomic segment:
- the LOC132061638 gene encoding protein PELPK1-like → MAASNNCSILFVIVALLSFSSISTSRAARSLMQLPNLPKIPSLPQPTMPQLPTIPNLPTAATLPPLPSAVSLPTLPTANSPLPSLPTLPSIPKMTLPPVPANIPLPKMPSFPNIPTIPNMPTLSPPPSN, encoded by the coding sequence ATGGCTGCCTCTAACAATTGCTCAATCCTCTTCGTTATCGTAGCATTATTGTCCTTTTCAAGTATATCAACAAGTCGTGCTGCTCGTAGCCTAATGCAACTTCCAAACTTGCCAAAAATCCCCTCATTGCCTCAACCAACAATGCCACAGTTGCCTACTATTCCCAACTTACCAACAGCAGCAACATTGCCACCATTGCCAAGTGCAGTATCTTTGCCAACACTTCCTACCGCTAATTCGCCATTGCCATCTTTGCCTACATTGCCTTCTATACCAAAGATGACTCTGCCACCAGTGCCTGCTAATATTCCACTGCCCAAAATGCCATCATTTCCTAACATTCCCACAATTCCAAACATGCCTACACTTTCACCACCTCCATCCAACTAA
- the LOC132061637 gene encoding protein PELPK2-like yields the protein MAASSNCSILFMIIALLSLSSITTSHAARSLLQLPNFPTIPTLPQPTMPQLPNIPNLPTLPTANSPLPSLPTLPSVPKMTLPPMPTNIPQPNMPSLPTIPTIPNMPTLSPPPSN from the coding sequence ATGGCTGCTTCCAGCAACTGCTCAATTCTTTTCATGATCATAGCATTATTGTCCTTATCCAGCATCACCACAAGTCATGCCGCTCGAAGCCTATTACAACTTCCCAACTTCCCTACAATCCCAACATTGCCTCAACCAACAATGCCACAATTGCCCAATATTCCCAATTTGCCAACACTTCCAACAGCTAATTCACCATTGCCTTCTTTGCCTACATTGCCCTCTGTACCAAAAATGACTCTGCCACCAATGCCTACCAATATTCCTCAGCCCAACATGCCATCACTTCCAACTATTCCCACAATTCCAAACATGCCTACACTCTCACCTCCTCCATCCAACTAA